In a single window of the Malaciobacter mytili LMG 24559 genome:
- a CDS encoding helix-turn-helix domain-containing protein — protein MPLTTEEFDILLNKCKLTKKEFANIFEIEPRTVYNWVNSQKNIPYWVKPFLEHYYNSKKYEAIKNILNETIEIE, from the coding sequence ATGCCATTAACTACTGAAGAATTCGATATACTTCTTAATAAGTGTAAATTAACAAAAAAAGAATTTGCGAATATTTTTGAGATTGAGCCTAGAACTGTTTATAATTGGGTTAATAGTCAAAAAAATATTCCTTATTGGGTTAAGCCTTTTTTAGAGCATTACTACAACAGTAAAAAATATGAAGCTATAAAAAATATACTAAATGAAACTATTGAAATTGAATAA
- a CDS encoding UvrD-helicase domain-containing protein yields MQIKIKEFQMIIPTQEQINIVHAIKNEERIKIRAFAGAAKTTTLELIANSYKSRKILYLTFNKANEQEAKKRFKDNSNVTVKTIDALAYANIAKYAKKIKIRNIVNYKEIDIAKLYNISFLEAKEVFTIFNNYCNSDKHYIDIDQSKEDYEYSELAQRLYDEMETGVIEPSFAMIKKHFETMLKDDTIGYLDFDILMLDEGQDINPVQISIFNNIPAKRRILVGDDHQQIYSFNNSINAMKRVKGTLFHLTETFRYNKEIAAIANKILQRFKAEENKIVSNIEVIENPEIKTEAYISRTNAELIKKIAELISEENYNFNTLKDPDIIFTFAIELFYFLAKENHLIKKNKKFFSSFNSTSELETYINEIEDNELSTIIKIVKEYGAKIISFYEITKENYDKGQNGLILTNAHICKGFEFDKVIIADDFADFAYIIAKAGYESYQDYIVNINKVPSFYTDEINLFYVAVTRAKQICDLSDSTTYLQVSCDLDVLNFRIKKEYDALQRKRKGLF; encoded by the coding sequence ATGCAAATAAAAATAAAAGAGTTTCAAATGATTATTCCTACACAAGAGCAAATTAATATAGTACATGCAATAAAAAATGAAGAAAGAATAAAAATAAGAGCTTTTGCAGGTGCAGCAAAAACAACAACACTTGAACTAATTGCTAATAGTTATAAAAGCAGAAAAATTTTATATCTTACATTTAACAAAGCAAATGAGCAAGAAGCGAAAAAAAGGTTTAAAGACAATAGTAATGTAACTGTAAAAACAATAGATGCTTTAGCATATGCAAATATAGCAAAATATGCAAAAAAAATAAAAATAAGAAATATTGTAAACTATAAAGAGATAGATATTGCAAAATTATATAATATCTCTTTTTTGGAAGCAAAAGAAGTATTTACAATATTTAATAATTATTGTAATTCAGATAAACACTATATTGATATTGATCAATCAAAAGAAGATTATGAATATTCAGAACTTGCACAAAGATTATATGATGAAATGGAGACTGGAGTAATAGAGCCATCATTTGCTATGATTAAAAAACATTTTGAAACTATGCTAAAAGATGATACTATTGGTTATTTAGACTTTGATATTTTAATGTTGGATGAAGGGCAAGATATTAACCCTGTACAAATATCAATTTTTAATAATATTCCTGCTAAAAGAAGGATACTTGTAGGTGACGACCATCAACAAATATACTCTTTTAATAACTCTATAAACGCAATGAAAAGAGTTAAAGGAACATTATTCCATCTTACAGAAACATTTAGATACAACAAAGAAATAGCTGCAATTGCTAATAAAATACTACAAAGATTTAAAGCTGAAGAAAATAAGATTGTATCAAACATTGAAGTAATTGAAAATCCAGAAATTAAGACAGAAGCTTATATTAGTAGAACTAATGCAGAGCTTATTAAAAAAATTGCTGAACTAATTTCAGAAGAAAATTACAATTTTAATACTTTAAAAGATCCAGATATAATATTTACTTTTGCAATTGAATTGTTCTATTTTTTAGCCAAAGAGAATCATTTAATCAAAAAAAACAAAAAGTTTTTTTCCTCTTTTAATTCAACAAGTGAGCTTGAAACTTATATAAATGAAATTGAAGATAATGAGCTTTCAACTATAATAAAAATAGTAAAAGAATATGGTGCAAAAATAATCTCATTTTACGAGATAACAAAAGAGAATTATGATAAGGGACAAAATGGACTTATATTAACAAATGCACATATTTGTAAAGGATTTGAATTTGATAAAGTAATAATCGCAGACGATTTCGCAGATTTTGCTTATATAATTGCAAAGGCAGGATATGAAAGTTATCAAGACTATATTGTAAATATAAACAAAGTACCTTCATTTTATACTGATGAAATAAATTTATTTTATGTTGCAGTTACAAGAGCAAAACAAATATGTGATTTATCAGACTCAACAACTTATTTACAAGTTTCTTGTGACCTGGATGTACTTAACTTTAGAATTAAAAAAGAGTATGATGCATTACAAAGAAAAAGAAAAGGTTTATTTTAA
- a CDS encoding transcriptional regulator — protein MSEEQNIIKKTCKELGLTYAQLAEQIGYSEGNINKVASTGNVSEPLKKAIEMYLENLELKNQLNEYDELKKLLKKAIN, from the coding sequence ATGAGCGAAGAACAGAACATCATCAAAAAAACTTGTAAAGAGTTAGGTTTGACTTATGCACAACTTGCAGAACAGATTGGGTATAGTGAAGGCAATATAAATAAAGTTGCTTCAACTGGAAATGTAAGTGAACCCTTAAAAAAAGCTATTGAAATGTATCTTGAAAATTTAGAGTTAAAGAATCAGTTAAATGAATACGATGAACTTAAAAAACTCCTAAAAAAGGCTATTAATTAA
- a CDS encoding NUDIX domain-containing protein, whose protein sequence is MENIYVVGFINDGRNVLLIKKNRPEWQNGKFNGVGGRVKENESPINAMKREAKEETGLLILKWNLLELVEYDNGVKLYVFHAKINNSTLLKYRSLTDEKVSIFNMDFLPGESIEDIKRFIKNLRNKNV, encoded by the coding sequence ATGGAAAATATTTATGTTGTTGGATTTATTAATGATGGTAGAAATGTCCTGTTAATTAAGAAAAATAGACCTGAATGGCAAAATGGAAAATTCAATGGGGTTGGAGGGCGAGTAAAAGAAAATGAAAGTCCTATAAATGCAATGAAAAGAGAAGCAAAAGAAGAAACAGGATTATTAATTTTAAAATGGAATTTACTAGAACTTGTTGAGTATGATAATGGTGTGAAATTGTATGTATTTCACGCAAAAATTAATAATTCAACTCTTTTAAAATATAGAAGTTTGACTGATGAAAAGGTTTCAATATTTAATATGGATTTTTTACCAGGAGAAAGTATTGAAGATATAAAAAGATTTATTAAAAATTTAAGGAATAAAAATGTTTAA
- a CDS encoding P-loop NTPase family protein has product MKYTEWIKEQEQLLKEGKEHKFCFLSDNNIIIVFNKESEKIYYEINKNTIDIKNELEKLMEYSWVNQQIIDEVKTLAVRVFKSELKKIA; this is encoded by the coding sequence TTGAAATATACTGAATGGATTAAAGAGCAAGAACAATTACTAAAGGAAGGGAAAGAACATAAATTTTGTTTCTTATCTGATAATAATATAATCATTGTATTCAATAAAGAAAGTGAAAAGATTTATTATGAAATTAACAAAAATACAATTGATATAAAGAATGAACTTGAAAAACTAATGGAATATTCTTGGGTAAATCAACAGATAATTGATGAGGTTAAGACTCTAGCAGTTAGAGTATTTAAATCTGAATTGAAAAAAATTGCATAA
- a CDS encoding cytochrome b/b6 domain-containing protein, with amino-acid sequence MKTIYKINHWILFLSFLGLVATALAADFFFSKEAIMKSFEISLPQLNISIPPADRLFIARIERRITWDWHFYSGIIFTIAILLVLFKKSTINNKKVYLTVLGMVIFGLILSISGIWMYIRIDYPISEETFKNLKIVHNYSKWIFMSLVVMHLYFIIKIENKTKKELISNMFRASSIITAFTLLLNTTNANAEQLNRDKWLKDPEYIQGMLYMKGKKGLNTILKQISNCPYEKCRKSDVNANEIIGTTTIEVKKPNFKLAIEHLYKAVKGGNFLAADKLADFLIKRIDYKSKYQDGYIMSLLNEDTGLDINSYKKILFKALEVGSQYKGCTTTYLRGEFFEKGYLSYEKNKDKSKEYYLKANEFCPSDNYYSMMAKSKI; translated from the coding sequence ATGAAAACAATTTATAAAATCAATCATTGGATATTATTTTTAAGCTTTCTTGGTTTAGTTGCTACTGCTTTAGCAGCTGATTTTTTCTTCTCAAAAGAAGCAATTATGAAAAGTTTTGAAATATCGCTGCCACAACTTAATATTTCAATTCCACCTGCAGATAGACTTTTTATTGCACGTATTGAAAGAAGAATTACATGGGATTGGCATTTTTATTCAGGTATTATTTTTACTATTGCTATACTTCTTGTATTATTTAAAAAAAGTACTATTAATAATAAGAAAGTATATCTTACTGTTTTAGGTATGGTGATATTTGGTCTTATTTTAAGTATTAGTGGTATTTGGATGTATATAAGAATTGATTACCCTATTTCAGAAGAAACATTTAAAAATCTTAAAATTGTTCATAATTATTCTAAATGGATATTTATGTCTTTAGTTGTAATGCATTTATATTTTATTATAAAAATTGAAAATAAAACTAAAAAAGAGTTAATATCTAATATGTTTAGAGCTTCTTCAATTATTACAGCATTTACATTATTATTAAATACAACAAATGCAAATGCAGAACAATTAAATAGAGACAAATGGCTTAAAGATCCTGAATATATTCAAGGTATGTTATATATGAAGGGAAAAAAAGGATTAAATACTATATTAAAACAAATTTCAAATTGTCCGTATGAAAAATGTAGAAAAAGTGATGTAAATGCAAATGAAATTATAGGAACTACGACTATTGAAGTTAAAAAACCAAATTTTAAATTAGCAATAGAACATTTATATAAAGCAGTTAAGGGAGGGAACTTCTTAGCAGCAGATAAATTAGCTGATTTTTTAATAAAAAGAATTGACTACAAATCTAAATATCAAGATGGATATATTATGTCTTTATTAAATGAGGATACAGGGTTAGATATAAATAGTTATAAGAAAATACTTTTTAAAGCATTAGAAGTGGGAAGTCAATATAAAGGTTGTACAACTACTTATTTAAGAGGTGAATTTTTTGAAAAAGGATATTTATCTTATGAGAAAAATAAAGATAAAAGTAAAGAGTATTATTTAAAAGCAAATGAATTTTGCCCATCTGATAACTATTATTCAATGATGGCAAAATCTAAAATCTAA
- a CDS encoding tyrosine-type recombinase/integrase — protein MNDDFIKKLEKHKKHFMAKIENENKSINTIEAYNRNLDKFFEFLNNYDEEISFEDLREQDIFEYIEYRNTISEQHQEISEATKNQIISNLKKFFSYIERNDRKMYDFKKVFEDIKIKKPKREPKGLDTNNFDKLINYLEFYKLNHNDRFIAYRNSLLIKLMVFAGTRVSETIKIKFSDFQNCSKDHLYVISVIGKGSKQRKVYIEKDFVNEEINYLLSLSMYNQFSTIAITGKLKPLCRVQLYKAVNVVYKLAGVEETELHALRHTYAKNKIKVIPINVLQKLLGHSDISTTSVYTNPTDEMIEDILSKK, from the coding sequence ATGAATGATGATTTTATAAAAAAATTAGAAAAACATAAAAAACATTTTATGGCTAAAATTGAAAATGAAAATAAATCTATTAATACTATTGAGGCTTACAATAGAAATCTTGATAAATTCTTTGAGTTCTTGAATAATTATGATGAAGAAATTAGTTTTGAAGATTTAAGAGAACAAGATATTTTTGAATATATAGAATATAGAAATACAATATCTGAACAACACCAGGAGATTAGTGAAGCTACAAAAAACCAAATAATCAGTAATCTAAAAAAATTCTTCTCATATATAGAAAGAAATGACAGGAAAATGTATGATTTTAAAAAAGTTTTTGAAGATATTAAAATTAAAAAACCAAAAAGAGAACCAAAAGGATTAGATACTAATAATTTTGATAAATTAATCAACTATCTTGAATTTTACAAATTAAATCATAATGATAGATTTATTGCTTATCGAAACTCTTTACTAATAAAGCTTATGGTTTTTGCAGGAACTAGGGTAAGTGAAACAATTAAAATCAAGTTTTCTGATTTTCAAAATTGTTCAAAAGACCATTTATATGTAATTAGTGTAATTGGAAAAGGGAGTAAACAAAGAAAAGTATATATAGAAAAAGACTTTGTGAATGAAGAGATTAATTATTTATTATCACTTTCTATGTATAATCAATTTAGTACAATTGCCATTACTGGAAAACTTAAACCTCTGTGTAGAGTCCAACTTTACAAAGCAGTTAATGTTGTTTACAAATTAGCAGGGGTTGAGGAAACTGAATTACATGCACTAAGACATACCTATGCAAAAAATAAAATTAAAGTTATACCAATAAATGTACTTCAAAAGTTACTTGGTCATAGTGATATTTCTACAACCTCTGTATATACTAATCCTACCGATGAAATGATTGAAGATATATTATCTAAAAAATAA